One Cuculus canorus isolate bCucCan1 chromosome 1, bCucCan1.pri, whole genome shotgun sequence DNA segment encodes these proteins:
- the SUV39H2 gene encoding histone-lysine N-methyltransferase SUV39H2, whose protein sequence is MAGWQGAWYVPCLASLETLQELCRKENLSCKSIGITNRSLKRYEVEYLCDYKVEEGTEYYLVKWKGWPESSNTWEPQENLNCPVLLQNFLSDKNEFLSRVREGKALRVRNHVKALKPVVADYIVKKAKQRIALQRWKEELNRKKNHKAMILVENTVDLEGPPLDFYYINEYKPAPGINVINGITTGCECTDCPTEKCCPKEAGFILAYNKRKKLKIQPGLPIYECNSFCRCGPDCPNRIVQKGTPYSLCIFRTNNGRGWGVKTLQKIKTNSFVMEYVGEVITSEEAERRGQLYDNQGNTYLFDLDYDSDEFTVDAARYGNVSHFVNHSCDPNLQVFNVFIDNLDLRLPRIALFSTRTIKAGEELTFDYQMKGSMDLTSDSDGLSTSRKRIRTVCKCGAVCCRGYLN, encoded by the exons ATGGCGGGCTGGCAAGGAG CTTGGTATGTGCCATGTCTAGCTTCACTTGAGACCCTCCAAGAATTATGTAGGAAGGAAAATCTCAGCTGTAAATCCATTGGAATCACCAACAGGAGTCTAAAGAGATATGAGGTGGAGTATTTGTGTGACTACAAGGTAGAAGAG GGTACGGAATACTATCTTGTGAAATGGAAAGGATGGCCAGAATCTTCAAATACTTGGGAACCTCAGGAAAATCTGAACTGTCCAGTGCTTCTTCAAAACTTTCTCAGCGACAAGAATGAATTTTTGTCTCGGGTGAGAGAAGGCAAAGCACTGAGAGTGAGAAACCACGTTAAAGCTTTGAAACCTGTGGTTGCAGATTACATTGTAAAGAAAGCTAAGCAAAGAATAGCTCTGCAGAGATGGAAAGAAGAActcaacaggaaaaagaatcaTAAAGCAATGATTCTGGTAGAAAACACTGTGGATCTTGAAGGCCCTCCTTTAGACTTCTACTACATTAATGAGTATAAACCTGCTCCGGGAATAAACGTAATAAATGGAATAACGACTGGCTGTGAATGCACTGACTGCCCCACTGAGAAGTGCTGTCCAAAGGAGGCCGGATTTATTTTGGCTTACAATAAGCGGAAGAAGTTGAAAATCCAGCCTGGCTTGCCCATCTACGAATGCAATTCATTTTGTAGGTGTGGGCCTGACTGCCCTAACAGGATAGTACAGAAAGGTACACCATATTCTCTTTGCATCTTCAGAACTAACAATGGCCGTGGCTGGGGAGTAAAAACCctccagaaaattaaaaccaacagTTTTGTGATGGAGTATGTTGGAGAG gtaATTACAAGTGAGGAAGCAGAGAGACGAGGCCAGCTTTATGACAACCAGGGAAACACATACTTGTTTGATTTGGACTATGACTCAGATGAATTTACTGTAGATGCAGCTCGATATGGAAATGTGTCCCACTTTGTGAATCACAGT TGTGATCCAAACCTTCAAGTCTTCAATGTGTTTATCGACAACCTCGACTTGCGTCTTCCTCGTATAGCACTGTTTTCTACACGAACCATTAAGGCTGGAGAAGAGCTAACGTTTGACTATCAAATGAAAG
- the HSPA14 gene encoding heat shock 70 kDa protein 14, with product MAAIGVHLGATCACAAVYKDGRADVVANDAGDRVTPAVVAFSESEEVVGLAAKQSRIRNISNTVVKVKQILGRRSGDPQAEKYITETKCSVIEKNGKLLYEIDNKLITPEDVAKLIFSKMKETAQSALGSDVNDVVITVPFDFGENQKNALGEAAAAAGFNVMRLIHEPSAALLAYGIGQDSPTGKSNVLVYKLGGTSLSITVIEVNSGIYRVLATNTDDSIGGVCFTEALAQHLASEFQRSCKHDIRGNPRAMMKLMNSADTAKHSLSTLGSANCFVDSLYDGLDFDCNVSRARFELICSSLFSKCVEAIKKLLQQVGFTADDINKVVLCGGSARIPKLQQLIKDIFPNVELLNSIPPDEVIPIGAAIEAGILLGKENPLLDEAALFIECSAKDILVKGVDESGADKFTVLFPSGTPLPARRQHTLHAPGNISSVCLELYESLGKSPMNEEGKFAQIVLQDLDKKEDGLHDILTVLTMKSDGSLHVTCTDQDTGKCEIITVEVAS from the exons ATGGCGGCCATCGGAGTTCATTTGGGCGCGACATGTGCCTGCGCCGCCGTCTATAAG GATGGCCGGGCCGACGTGGTGGCCAACGACGCCGGGGACAGGGTGACTCCTGCCGTGGTGGCTTTCTCGGAGAGCGAGGAG gTTGTTGGCTTGGCTGCAAAACAAAGTAGGATAAGGAACATCTCGAACACTGTAGTGAAAGTAAAGCAGATACTTGGACGGAG GTCTGGTGATCCACAGGCAGAGAAATACATCACAGAAACCAAATGTTCA GTAATTGAGAAGAATGGAAAACTCCTGTATGAAATAGATAATAAACTTATTACGCCAGAGGATGTGgcaaaactaattttcagtaaaatgaaag AAACTGCTCAGTCTGCCTTGGGTTCAGATGTGAATGATGTTGTTATCACTGTACCGTTTGATTTTGGAGAGAATCAGAAAAATGCTCTTGG ggaagcagctgcagctgctgggtttAATGTTATGAGGTTGATTCATGAACcgtctgctgctctgctggcttATGGAATTGGCCAAGATTCACCCACTGGGAAAAG CAATGTGTTGGTTTACAAACTTGGCGGAACATCGCTTTCTATCACTGTCATAGAAGTAAACAGTGGGATATATCGTGTGCTTGCTACCAACACAGATGATAGCATCGGTGGAGTTTGCTTCACAGAAGCTCTAGCACAACACTTGGCTTCTGAATTTCAGAG gtCTTGTAAACATGATATTAGGGGAAATCCCAGAGCCATGATGAAGTTAATGAACAGCGCTGATACCGCGAAGCACTCTTTGTCAACCCTGGGAAGTGCAAATTGTTTTGTAGATTCATTGTATGATGGGTTGGATTTTGATTGTAATGTATCCAG ggcCAGGTTTGAGCTTATTTGTTCTTCACTCTTCAGTAAATGTGtagaagcaattaaaaaactCTTGCAGCAAGTTGGATTTACAGCAGATGATATTAATAAG GTAGTGCTCTGTGGTGGGTCTGCTCGAATCCCGAAGCTACAGCAGCTGATCAAAGACATATTTCCAAATGTGGAATTACTGAATTCAATTCCTCCTGATGAAGTTATTCCCATTGGTGCAGCCATAGAGGCAGGAATTCTGCTAGGGAAAGAGAATCCTTTGTTAGATGAAGCAGCACTCTTTATTGAATGTTCGGCCAAAGATATTCTTGTTAAG GGAGTAGACGAGTCAGGGGCTGACAAATTCACGGTGCTGTTTCCATCAGGGACACCGTTACCAGCCCGAAGGCAGCACACTCTACATGCTcctggaaacatttcttctgtgtgCCTTGAACTATACGAATCACTGGGGAAAAGCCCCATGAATGAAGAAGGTAAATTTGCTCAG attgtACTCCAGGATTTAGATAAAAAGGAGGATGGCCTGCACGATATACTAACTGTTCTCACTATGAAAAG TGATGGGTCCTTGCACGTTACCTGCACAGATCAAGATACCGGGAAGTGTGAAATCATCACTGTTGAGGTGGCATCATAG